The following coding sequences lie in one Silvanigrella aquatica genomic window:
- a CDS encoding ATP-binding cassette domain-containing protein translates to MKDSFNNVTNPVISFDKYSLSVGFISPIRDLSFKINEGESVAIIGPAGSGKSMVLSVIAQFIWEIDDNFLLNSFKQNGDLNILGISLSGKKPSTEILKKIYSQVALVSEKSAWLPVSIAENFALSQNLAGIKDILTFHELIDTLPISQHNKALIDSLAELLPSQVELPFLQQLAIIRALIRKPKIFLLDDAFLRMDPVMLKQTENLILNMSEKTTLVWATNDLYQASRVTDWTLFMRHGTLVEYTQTAQFFTNPTTQVAENFIAGRDVV, encoded by the coding sequence ATGAAAGATTCATTTAATAATGTAACAAATCCTGTCATCTCTTTTGATAAATACTCCTTGTCTGTTGGTTTTATATCTCCCATTCGCGATCTCTCATTTAAAATAAATGAAGGAGAATCTGTTGCTATTATTGGTCCCGCAGGTTCTGGTAAAAGTATGGTTCTCTCCGTAATTGCACAATTTATTTGGGAGATTGATGATAATTTTTTATTAAATTCTTTTAAACAAAATGGGGATTTAAATATTTTAGGTATTTCATTGTCAGGTAAAAAACCCTCAACAGAAATATTAAAAAAAATATACTCACAGGTGGCTTTAGTTTCTGAAAAAAGTGCATGGTTGCCTGTGTCTATTGCAGAGAACTTTGCTTTATCACAAAATTTAGCTGGTATTAAAGATATTTTAACATTTCATGAATTAATTGATACACTTCCTATTTCGCAGCATAATAAAGCTTTAATTGATTCCTTAGCAGAATTGTTACCTAGTCAGGTGGAGCTTCCGTTTTTGCAACAACTTGCTATTATTCGTGCTTTAATTAGAAAGCCAAAAATATTTTTATTAGATGATGCGTTTTTAAGAATGGATCCTGTGATGTTAAAACAAACAGAGAATTTAATATTAAATATGAGTGAAAAAACAACTCTGGTCTGGGCTACGAATGATTTATATCAGGCAAGTCGTGTTACAGATTGGACCTTATTTATGAGGCATGGAACGCTTGTAGAATACACTCAAACGGCGCAATTTTTTACAAATCCTACTACTCAGGTAGCAGAAAATTTTATTGCAGGTAGGGATGTGGTGTGA
- the serC gene encoding 3-phosphoserine/phosphohydroxythreonine transaminase: MSVHYFSPGPASLPESVRNQIKEELLDTFGIGVSVMEISHRSKQYEQLNEETQAIARKVFQVPATHSILFSPGGAQQHFSVVPKHLSAPGEEIAYTDTGVWAHLACEEVFALPRKVHLVFDGRTNDYVSLGNPQDWDIPQNSKFIHLTVNNTVYGTEYPTIPTFGNIPLVLDMTSSLAARTDIPWESTALVYASAQKNFGIAGVSVIIMNNDLLEKSREITKHNHLGKAHSYHAIYDAKSALNTPPVFSIFAMNRMLNWIDHSGGTPAMEQWSLEKAKMIYSEIDAGLYIGRTHKNCRSRHNFVFKLPTEEQDNHFIAEAAKHNLLEIKGYRCVGGIRVSMYNGVCMESASVFAEFMRDYRKKYG, from the coding sequence ATGAGCGTACATTACTTCAGTCCTGGCCCTGCAAGTTTGCCTGAGAGCGTTCGCAATCAAATTAAAGAAGAATTGCTAGATACTTTTGGTATTGGCGTGAGTGTTATGGAAATATCGCATCGCTCAAAACAATACGAACAATTAAATGAAGAAACCCAAGCTATTGCAAGAAAGGTTTTTCAAGTTCCTGCAACACACTCTATTTTATTTTCACCAGGTGGTGCGCAGCAACATTTTTCGGTTGTCCCAAAGCATCTTTCCGCACCAGGCGAAGAAATTGCATACACAGACACGGGAGTATGGGCTCATTTGGCTTGCGAAGAAGTATTCGCACTACCTCGTAAAGTTCACCTTGTTTTTGATGGTCGAACCAATGACTATGTTTCACTTGGCAATCCTCAAGACTGGGATATACCTCAAAATTCTAAATTTATTCACTTAACAGTTAATAACACCGTTTATGGCACGGAATACCCAACAATTCCTACATTTGGCAATATTCCTCTTGTTCTTGACATGACAAGTTCTTTAGCAGCACGCACCGACATCCCGTGGGAATCCACCGCGCTTGTCTATGCGAGCGCACAAAAAAACTTTGGTATTGCAGGTGTTTCTGTTATTATTATGAATAACGATCTCTTAGAAAAAAGCAGAGAAATTACAAAACACAATCATCTTGGCAAAGCTCATTCTTATCATGCTATTTATGATGCTAAAAGCGCTCTCAATACTCCTCCTGTTTTTTCGATTTTCGCCATGAATCGCATGTTAAATTGGATCGATCATAGCGGTGGCACCCCCGCTATGGAGCAATGGTCTCTTGAAAAAGCAAAAATGATTTACTCTGAAATTGATGCCGGACTTTACATTGGCAGAACGCACAAAAATTGTCGTTCTAGACATAATTTTGTATTTAAACTTCCTACAGAGGAACAAGACAATCATTTTATTGCCGAAGCAGCAAAACATAATTTGCTTGAAATCAAAGGATACCGCTGCGTAGGCGGAATTCGTGTTTCCATGTACAATGGGGTCTGCATGGAATCAGCTTCTGTATTTGCCGAGTTTATGCGAGATTACAGAAAAAAATACGGATAA
- a CDS encoding citrate/2-methylcitrate synthase: MADESGFSKGLAGVVADATSVSQVQGEVGRLIYRGISIEELAEKSTYEECVYFSLYGKLPNQNELNKFNAEMKANRVLPKTVEAVIAAAPRSAHPMSILQAAVAAMGFDENPVNLKNEEHNIHNAIKIISQLATAVARISRERRGLAAVAPNPELSHAENFLYMLNGSKPNKEEAHIFDVALILHLDHDFNASTFAARVVASTEAKLSLSISAAIGALSGPLHGGANEKVLEMADAIGAPENAKAWVANALATKAKVMGFGHRVYRTMDPRAKVLRGMLEKLVATKKEKDTYETLRIVHDSMIEELSKTSKDYIWPNVDFWSGALYRLMDIESIDFTPIFAVSRVAGWSSHIIEMWRDNRIYRPAAKYVGPADVKYVDMKNRK, translated from the coding sequence ATGGCAGATGAAAGTGGATTTTCAAAGGGTTTAGCTGGTGTCGTTGCCGATGCTACTTCTGTGAGCCAAGTTCAAGGTGAAGTCGGTAGATTAATTTATCGTGGTATTTCCATTGAAGAACTTGCTGAAAAATCAACATATGAAGAGTGTGTTTATTTCTCTTTATATGGGAAGTTACCTAATCAAAATGAATTAAATAAATTTAACGCGGAAATGAAGGCAAATCGTGTGCTTCCAAAAACTGTGGAAGCTGTTATTGCGGCAGCGCCACGTTCTGCACACCCTATGTCTATTCTTCAAGCAGCCGTTGCTGCAATGGGGTTTGACGAAAATCCTGTTAACTTAAAAAATGAAGAACATAATATTCACAATGCGATTAAAATTATTAGCCAACTTGCGACAGCGGTAGCTCGTATTTCAAGAGAGCGTCGTGGACTTGCGGCAGTAGCTCCGAATCCTGAGCTCTCCCATGCGGAAAACTTTTTATATATGTTAAATGGTTCCAAACCAAATAAAGAAGAAGCGCATATATTTGATGTGGCTCTTATTTTGCATTTGGATCATGACTTTAATGCTTCTACATTCGCCGCTCGCGTTGTGGCTTCAACAGAAGCAAAACTCTCTTTATCGATATCAGCAGCTATTGGCGCTCTTTCAGGACCACTTCATGGTGGTGCCAATGAAAAAGTTCTTGAAATGGCAGATGCTATTGGCGCACCAGAAAATGCAAAAGCATGGGTTGCCAATGCTCTTGCCACTAAAGCAAAAGTGATGGGATTCGGTCACCGTGTGTATAGAACAATGGATCCTCGCGCCAAAGTATTACGCGGTATGCTTGAAAAACTTGTAGCAACTAAAAAAGAGAAAGACACATACGAAACGCTTCGTATTGTTCATGACTCTATGATTGAAGAACTTAGCAAAACATCTAAGGACTATATTTGGCCAAATGTGGATTTCTGGTCAGGTGCTTTATATCGTCTTATGGATATTGAATCTATTGACTTCACTCCTATCTTTGCTGTTTCTCGCGTTGCGGGTTGGTCCTCACATATTATTGAAATGTGGCGTGATAACCGCATTTATCGCCCTGCTGCAAAATATGTGGGTCCTGCGGATGTGAAATATGTTGATATGAAAAATAGAAAATAA